The sequence CCGTCTACGGCGTCCACTCCCCGCACCACCAGGCGGTTGCCCTTTACCGCTAGCAGCTCCGCCACGCAGAAGGCGATGGGATTGGGCCGCGCCGGCGAGCGGCAGGCGAACACCCCCCGCTCTTCGGGACCGAAGGGGGTGCGGGTTTTGAGGACCTCCCGGGAGGCCAGGTGGCACCAGTACAACACCACCAGGTGGGAAGTCTGCTCTATGTCTTTCAAACCGTGCGCGTACTGTGGGTAGATCTCGAGTTCTGACAACCGCTCCGACAGCCGGCCCTGGTGGGGGGCTTCCCCGGGCCGGCGGTAGGGGCTGTGGATTAGGCCGATAGGCACTACTTCCAGAGGCGTCACCTCCCGGAGATAGGGTGAGTGCGGCCGTTGTCCGCCGGCAAAAGAAAAAGGCCGACGAACGCGCCTTCTCCTGAAAGGCGTTCGGGCCTCCGTGGCCTCGTTTATGCTCACGCTATAAAGGCCTTGAACCAAGACCATTGGTATGTTAACGTCCTTATTCTATCCTGAGCCTTCCCCCCT is a genomic window of Clostridia bacterium containing:
- the tsaA gene encoding tRNA (N6-threonylcarbamoyladenosine(37)-N6)-methyltransferase TrmO, whose amino-acid sequence is MEVVPIGLIHSPYRRPGEAPHQGRLSERLSELEIYPQYAHGLKDIEQTSHLVVLYWCHLASREVLKTRTPFGPEERGVFACRSPARPNPIAFCVAELLAVKGNRLVVRGVDAVDGSPLLDLKPYSADLDSVPEARIGWFEKGREAE